AAGGTGCGGCAAACTACTATTGATGATGCATGCCTACCGTCAACATTGTCATCTAGGGCCCCATCTGAGTCCACTGCTGTTGTCCAGTATGCAGGCTACCTGAAAGTAATtataagaacaaaaaaaatggtAGTAAAGGTGAGTCAGTGAAGTATGGAGTATGACTGGAAATTAACTTATGAACTGTCTtaaatgtgcagtgtgtaggatttagtggcctctagcagtgaggttgcagaactgaaatttcTTCCGTGTGCCAAGTATggcagaatttatacttctgcattgaatcgATGCCGTAGCTATGGCGCAGGATCTGCATCGTCATGAAGCCTACGCTGTAGCTTATGCCGCGGCCTGACATGCacttccccagaaatgtaactacatgtcacagcgacacagacctcctgtctattttttgtAAGCTTGAactatttccctcagtggaaacaaagtgtttatacatttttatttcacagataagaaacaataaattgtgaagacaataaaacccCCACAAacatagcattttaagtcttgtgcaTGATTTATCCTGggttcatatgagcagaggaaatcttcgctagctgctaggctaacaaaaatgccataggcttgtgctaataacgttagcatgctatatttgtttggaaaacatgtttagtatgacagctgttttgtcagtgaaccttgtgagttgtaatggagccaagtCATGtaccattacctttgttaaatattgctgttgtccctggctttatatgagaaggGGAAAAGATCGAcggccgctaggctaatttaggctatacaatgttaaatgccataggcttgtgctaataacgttagcctgttgtatttgtttggaaaacattttaagtataaaaccattgttttgtcagtgaaccttgtgagtcgTAATGGAACCGAATTTTGTGACGTTACctttgtgaaatgttgctgttgtccctggcttcctATGAGAAGAGGAGAAGATGGCTAGCTGCTAGGCAAATGTAGCCTATATaacgtaaaatgccataggctttggctattaacattagcatgttgcatttgttgggaaaacgtgtttagtgtaagaaagttgttttgtcagtgaaccttgtgagttgtaatggagctgaatcaTGTACCGttacatttgttaaatgttgctattgttcctggttttatatgaggagaagaagaaaagattgcaggctgctaggctaatttagacaatgtaaaatgccataggcttgtgctaataacgttagcatgttatatttgtttggaaaaagtgtttagtatgagacagctgttttgtcggtgaaccttgtgagttgtaatggagccaaatttggggcggcagtagcacagtccatagggacttgggttgggaaccggagggtcgactgttcaagtccccgtctggaccaaaatatggagcgtggactggtagctggagaggtgccagttcacctcctgggcactgccgaggtgcccctgagcaaggcaccgaacccctcaactgctcggagcgcctgtcatgggcagcccactctgacatctctccacttagtgcatgtttaggtccagtttgtgcatgtgtgtgttcggacctgtgtgtaattgacaaacagagtgaaaaattgaatttcccgtcggggattaataaagtatataaaattaaattgaattttgtaacattacctttgagaaatgttgctgttgtccctggttttatatgagaagggGACAAGATCACTAGCTGCTTGGTTAATGTTTAACCTTACAAGTTAAAATGGCTTGTGCTAGTACcgttagcatgttttatttgtttggaaaaagtgtttagtatgagacagttgttttgtcagtgaaccttgtgagctgtaatggaaccgaatttgtaatgttacctttgtgaaatgttgctgttgtccctggcctCATATGTGAAGTGAAAAAGTTTGctggccgctaggctaattttatacaatgtaaaatgccataggcttgtgctaacaacattagcatgttgtatttgtggggaaaatgtgtccagattaagacaagtgtttgtctgtgaatgctgcgatttatagtgaagctaATTTGTATACTTgtatttgaaattgtctctactaaaccatatttaatgtgtttttaatgtgtgttttgggtttgttttaaatcaactaaacttaacagcgcttcacagaaactccgttgccaactagtgttttggaggtgtaactgcagagtgacacagacacagcacacaagtataaatgctcacaatgctgtagccctgtgatagtctggcgacctgtccagggtgtaccctgcctctcgccctatgtcagctggaataggccCCAGCCTACAGGCGACCCCTAACAgaataagcggttatggaaaataaatgtaataaacacCATGAAAACAACCGccgtgaaacaacatgacccacATCCATTTAAAAGGCCTATACATGGCCTCTTTAGTGAAAGTAACACACaagtagtgtaataagtaactCATTACACAGggagtaatattgtaaagtaacTTGTTAGCAATATGGTAACAAGGTAATATGTTATgcattacattttgagagtaacttgcccaacactgttagaaactaatgaaaacatagttatggaTATTATATGCCTCTTCTGCCAACAGatgcccttaaatcctacacactggacctttaaatgggTGCATCGCACACATTTGGAACAGCTCATATGAGGGGGATGAATGGAAATATTCTGGTGTAGTAAAGTTTCGATCCCTATATTCAAATTACAGTGATTTGGGTGCATCAAAGAAATCTTAAAACAAACTGCAGATGatccaaaatgcagcagcatgtcCACTCACCAAGAcagcttttatttaattaattggTGTCAAACCTAATCAGTAtttttatgtgcatgtgtgatcAAACCTTATTTGCGCTCTCTCACCCTGTCTTTTATGtgtatttctcattttattatgTAAAGCAGCTTGAGTTGCACTTGCTGTATGAACTGTGCTACATGCCTCCATGCTGTGATTTGCAGTTCAACATGACTGGCCTTACTGTTAAAAATCACTGGGTACTTTCTGTGGTTTTCTGTGTTAAATGCACCTAAATGTTGACTACTTATTAGCAGCTAATGTATAAGCTTGACAGATTTCTTCACTGGgttttgtttatcttttttttaccCACCATTTTAATAAACTATAACAGACATCTCGTGCAGCAGGCTGCTCCCAGAGTTGGAGAGCGTTTCTGTGTCCTTAGGGCAAAAAAGAAACTTCCTGAAATCTTTGGTGGGGCGGGATCCATGTCCCGGGTCTCCCCTCCTGTTTggagttttttttctcccctccagGATCCTGATACGTGGCTGTTTGGGAGAGCCGTGGTGACCGACAGTAACTCCTGTGCTGCAGCTAGCGGCTCCCTGCCCTCAGCTGCTGGGAGTCTGGTGGAACTCAGCGGCGGAAGCCTTCCTTCATCAAGCCGGCCTGGATGGCAGGGACACACTGGTGCACAGACTGCCGAAACCACAAGGtattttaacataaaacattacattcGTGTGTGAATTTGATGTTAGCGCTTGGTCGGGGCTGACCGGCCCGTTTCGTTAGCACTAACTTATGTCAAAGTGATGCTAGTTTTAGCAGTTAAAACCGTTAGCGCTGATGTGCAGTGATTGCTGGTGTCGGAGCTAACGGCTGTAGCAGCGTCCACACGGCACTGAGTGtttactagctaacgttagctggctaACTTTTACTCACAGAGTTAGCTAGTTCAGTGTATCGGTGGCAAAAGCACGGTTTTCAGTCACGTTAATTAGCCGTGTTGTTTGCTATGTTAACACCATGGCGTTttaattttttgtgttttatatttaacgTTAACGGTTGTAGgataactgacacttcacctcaTCGACTCTGTCCTGCTAAGTCCCACACAGAAATATGATGAGCTGCATGATTTTTAACACTTCTAATTGCCTGTTGTTGTGTGTCGTGACAGCATTTCAGCCAAAGATGAATAATAAGTAGCAGTAAGGTTAGCGCTAGTGTAACTTTTGGCTGCACATCTGGCCAGACAGCCACAGACAGCTGCTTGAaggaagcaaacactgcagtctgGTATTTCTGGACTTTTCTCTCCCTGGCACAAGTTAGATGTTAACTCAACTTAGGCATGTGTTAACAACTGGTCTGAATAACATAAATTTACATCTGGTTGGtgttaaaaaataacacaacatttaTCTAGATCAAGCAAATGTGCAAACAAGCTGATTTCAGCTTTGTATTATGAGACAGAAAACTGAATATGTTAGGTTTTAGGTTGTCAGTCAGACATCACAAGCTGTTTGATGACCACTTCGGCTTTTTAGGAGACTGATAGCATTTTGTTCTGACTTTTAATGTACCAAACTACACTAAGATTAGCTGATGACTAAAATAATTGTGAGGTGCAGCCTCAGTTTAAAGGTGTAGTGTGGGGgatgtatttgcagaaatggaatataatgtcataaatatttttgtgtataattacctgaaaataggaGTCCATGTGTTttcctgatcacacagaaagcgttttgcatgttgcttttgttttttaatcgaatgccacttgtaaaaaaaaaaaaaatgcttactgtgcctttttattgttgccaggcaaccatgcCATCACCTCCTTTCACTAACCATCCCCTGCAATCAATCTgctgtatatttttttattttacttttttgacAGTAAAtggtatctagttcctaaaatggacaggcagaagGTCCCTGCTGTAGTtgtggttgagggtgagaggctgtcagtaaatagtttgttgggcacagggaaacagagatctgtgtgggtacatggggagaaccaccagttggtccaggagctttgcctccatgatggctgtttccaggcatatttaagatgactcaggggcagtttgacaacctgctgtctatcgccaagccgtatagctctgggtatccagcaacggctaccaccagtttctcctccattgtttaccaactgtaaacttgatGACGTGgggagttcagagcactccgACTCAAATGCTAGGCGCCTAGAGTGCAGAACACGAGGTGTGTAGCAACgcaaaaacagcaagcaaaaagcttcattcacattaaaatcaatcacaaaaaagctgcctccagatgctaaaatgctttctgtgtgatcgggccctatatctacaaagggagcGGGTCCGCATCTACAGAGATCACATGTTgctccgccatgtttctacagcagcacagaacggtcaaaccaaacactggctctagatagggccattcaccaTTTCAGACACTGTGGTTAGCATCCCCCAATGAGAGCATGTCCAGTGGGTTGGATTTTTGGGAATGTATTGACTGAAATGGAATATGTACTTTTaacataataagtatgttttctttagcatATATtcgcctgaaaataagaatcgcagtttttttttggttaccTTGAAATGAGCTGTCACCTACATAGGGAGTGAGTCCTCCTCTAGAGTAGCCATAACgtacaaaccaaacacttgctctaaatagggccattcacctttttgcattggccactgtagttagcaggccatgttgaaaaaacacagattttttaaaaagtgaaactgctttattcagttttttttttttttttttaatctgttgaATTAGCTGGCTCCATTTGTttctgggagaagtttcagctggttgcaatctgcataCCTCACCACTATATGCTACTTAATTCTCCTAAATCATATGCACTGTTCCTTTACTGCTTGTTTCAAATGTTCATACATGCTTGAGAAGTTTCAGGTGGCTTGTTTTTCCTGAGAGTGTGCTCCTCTTGCAGCATTACTGGTTGCAAGTGCTTTTTGGACCGTGGGACAGATGAAAGGTGGAAGCTATAGGAAGCCCGGCTGGGCTGTCACTGCTCTGTGTATCCCAGTTGCCCTGCTGATGCTGACCTCCCGGGAGGCATCAAGCAGCCAGAAGATGACACAAACAGCTATGGCTCATGCAACAGCCACAGCTGCGGGATCAGGCCCCAGCCTGACAGATGACCTCCCAGGCCTCCGGGCAGTAGCAGGCTTCTTAACCAGCGAAGATGGTCATGTTTGGCTCTTGTCCCTGGTGGGCTCTGTTGCTGTAGGCCTCAGCGGGATTTTCCCCCTTCTTGTCATTCCCATTGAAGCTGGAGCAGCCCTCAAAACAGAAGGTAAGACATGGTTATACATTATGGTATCTATGTAACTGAAGAGAGGAGATGCCCTCTATATGACATTAtcatttttttgttcatttttctaTGTACTCTACTGCATCCTGAGGAGCTAGTCAtcgtaataataacaatattttccatttcaatatttaaaatagGTTTAGTATTTTTCATGCATACATGTCAACATGAACACAGATGGCACCGTGTAAATACTAAACAGGTATAAACTGACAGGAGACTGAGGTGTTGAAAGCAGAAGAGTTCAGAGTTCACATTGCTGCAGTAGGGAAATGTTTCTGCCTCATTAACTATATACATGGAATTCCAGCTCTTTAATGGCTCCATAGTAAATCTCAGCTCTCCTCACCCCATAATAAGAGAAAACAAACCCAGTGGGGTCAAGAAGTAGTTCAGCTGCATCTTTGACAGCCAGACCCAGCTGCACCCTCTTCATGGTTCAGAACTGTATATGCTGCGCACAAGATTCTGTGATATGGACACTTGAAGCTCCTGGAAAACTGCAGCTTCCTGGAAAACAGATCTTCAGTCATGTATTCCAGTGCATGTTTTTCTGCGTGACGCATGAACATGTCTTAAAGTTGAAGTAGGCAGTTgtctggggggaaaaaagaaaaagaaaaacggcacaatttgaaaatacaacctcctcctgcagctctccccatTCTGTcctacattgatttatttaaccttatttcattgtagagctgcaccCATTGTATTATCTAAGCCTCTCTTTTCCCCGTTCTTGGATTATTAGACCACAGATGAGACacgaattagctagctagcccaCCCCATGGTCCTTCCTCTTAGCTCCCCACCACTGTGGACTGCTTTGCCAGGAGGAGAGTGGAGATGGACTGTTGGTCGGCGGCTGTAGCAGCTCAGTTTCAACCAGTGCAAACCCCAGCACCAAGCAGCAGTGGTGAAGCTGTGTAACCCGTGCAAAGGCAGCAACACAGAGTTTGGTGATCCGGCATGTAGTCAGGGCCGTCAGGTCTCCTGGCACTGGGGTTTTTGCTTGGTTGAATCATGTTGCAGTGGCTGCTGACTAGGTGTGCGTCTCCGGAGTTGCTGTCCGTGCCTCTCCCGGCAAGGTGGTCTGTACCGGCAGGGAGTGAgatggaggacacactgtgatttgaggctAAGTCTGACTTATTGAACCATTACAGCAGGTTTTAGCTATCTGAAAGAACATGCAtacacatctgcatttgtggAACAGCCAATGGGAttgccctctctctgaaatgacttgtgattggccaaagtctcccatcatgcactagattttctaaagactaaaaacaaagacaagagaaggtgcagaagtctagttttctctcagaccatgtgaattacaatatgctgaaAGGTCATTATGGGATTTTTGTCCAATGAGACACAGAAAACAGCCTACTCCAGCTTTAAAGATGAAATGACAATGCAGGCTTTGAAAACAGGCTGCCCAGTAGGTGatgtaaattaattaaaaaaaatttcttCTGTAAAATGCCAAAATCAGTAGCAAGAGCTGTGGGTTGTACTAAATAAAAAGAATGTCAGTGAAAAGGTCAACCAGTCTGACgccaaataaaactgaattgaaaaatatacagagaaaaagaaaagtataACAAAACAGGTTGTGTAAATAAAGTTGCTGTGGGTAGAATTTTAACACTCATGTCTGGCACCTccagaggaaacaggaaacaaaaataagagtctacagccaagCATGTAGCTCTCTGATGCTGCATGGAGAGTGTTAATATCTTTGCAATACTAACACCTACAATTCACCATGAGGGGGACATCAATGCGTTTTCACGGACATCCATATATGTGAGAAATTTTACTCAAAACCAGAAATGAAAACTTCACGATGACACTGGACGAGGGCTCAAGGGATCCCCAAAGACATTAGTCAGGAAAGCATGagtgtctgtacaaaatttcatggcaatccatcatACAGTTGATGTTATTTAGTCTAGACTTAACACCGACATAGTCATCCATTAGACACTGTAGCAAACAGTAATGTGCACTTATTTTGCCCAGTTCAAATACTGTATCTCCTCTGTTAACCAGTCCATGATGATAGCAGTTTCATCAGGTTGATTTTTGTCCCTTCAAGGCAGAATGAGTAGAATTTGTTGGTTGCGTTTTGTCAACACAGCATTCAAagttggccctccctccctggCTTAACGGCTCAACATGGATATGTACTTAtgatctggcacctggttgctatgTCTTTACATGGTCACACCCTCACGCCCTGCACCCTGTTATTGACTTGGGGCTACACACCACTGCCCAAAGGTTGACGCCCAGAAACGTCCGAACGCATCATAATATGAACATACAGGCAGATGGTAGAATTTCTGCAGATTCAGACGCCGCTACACCCTTCTGCtgataagtgatgactgagagggattatttttgtatgaGTATAGGTATCATTTTTTAGGGAAAATCCATCTAACCACACCTTTTAACTTGTGCTAGAACACAAAAAATCATTTTAGtcaacctgtttttttttgtgcattttcaattgtcccattaaaaaaaacaaaaacctgagtGGAAATGCCTCAGTAACCAGGCCTGAGTGACTGCAGGTCAGCCTGTGGCCTCTTGAATGGCCCCACCCACAGGAACGTGGCATTCCAGATGTATTTTAGGCCGTGGGGTTTTCAAGTGCAGTCCTGACCGGAGGTTAGTCATTACTGAGGAAACTCCTTAAGTATAAAAATGTTATGTGGAGCGCATGAGTAATCACTGCATTTATTAGTAGCCAGAGACACATTtgggatttgtgtgtgtgtcatgtttaaAATTATGAATTAATCAGTAGAAAaggccacatttaaaaaaaggaaaaggaggaaGGAAGCACAGAGCTGTGAATTTTTATTTGTGGCTGTGATCTCAAGCCACAGTGAAAGAAGATCCTGCCACAAACTGGCCTGAGTGGCGTCAGTGTCAAAAAAGGGGGAATCACAGATGAAATAAGGTAAGATAAAAATAACGATCTTAATCCAGTAGATCAGTATTGAATGCAGCGTATGGATGAGTGTAGTGTGTGACAGgtgcaaacaaaacacaaaacctcAACCAAGCTGGCTGGCGGTGGCCCGGGAGGAAGAGATGAAGCCATTTAAAGAGGCTGAGGGCCAGTTTACTTAGGTGAAGGCAGTTTCCTAATGTCCTTCCCCACTCTACCCACCGGCTCCTGACTCAGGAAGCCAAGCCAACCATACAACCAGCAGGCACAGAGGGAGGGATGTCACACTCACATTAAAGTCAGTGCACAGTTCTTCATTAAACACACCACACAGTAACTGCTacctttttctctcctctctttctctgtatgTTTTAGCTGGAGGccagaaactgaagcagctcttGAGCTTTGCTATTGGCGGTCTCCTTGGTGATGTATTCCTTCACCTCCTTCCAGAGGCGTGGGCGCTCTCTGGCTCTTCAGGTGGGTTTCCTTTCCACTAATACCATCGCCACCTTtgtatttgaagtgtttttcatttctttgatCCCTCTTAAACATACACGAGAAGGAGatataaaactatatcactgctgcaccttctggCATACAAGAAAGACTGGTGTAATGTCAGTCAACCTCATTTAGGAACAGTAGTTTCTCAGATATTGTTTAAATTCAAAATGTATTAATCATGCATTACATTGGTTTAAAATCTCAATATTTTTTTGCAATAGGATTGTgttaatttttgtttatttgatgcagctcttggtttaaaggagctatatgtaagaaatctaaagcaaatagtcgtaaaatcattgtaatatgtcacagagactaaggaataatgtttatataacatactgatctcactgacaacaatagtacagccagaatatttgcatctaaaaaaaatttatgcagtccgcaaatcatgtttatgttttgaatttgtgttttggcctgttgcgcctgagtctcagcatcagttacagttacgactgagctacagcagcacggcaaacagcattagcagtgtcccagtacatagcatgagcagccggctcctcctcagctgtatcccggcagcagcgttagcagcagagaagctggacttgctcgaacggtccgctggaaaaccgaggATCAAGGACACGGCGAcgtggccctgccacggcagccgcccatgggcaaacaaatcagtctccagcgtgccgctgtccagcaacctcgaatctgtaggggagggggggcggacatgactcgcagcagtattttgaatttgagtgcagtaactgttttggccacattcttacatacagtgcctttaaGTTATTATAAACTGAGCTTGTAACTTTTAAAATTACAtgcaccatttttttttacctgcacaTGAGACcaatttaatctaatttttaaTCATAATTTTCACTTATATTGGCAAGTCAGCATGAAGGTGTCGAAAAAAATCATTGATTCTGTGTGTGAACAGTAATATATTGCTGATCGGGTCATTTGTATATGCCATACAATGTGGTTTTCAGTGCAAGGAAATGCATCTCTATACAGATGGATAGGAACACCAGCACAGAAATGGCACAGAAGTTAATATTGAGTGTTTTTTGCCATCCAATCTTGTAAATATTGCTTATGGAGCAGACAAAAAACAGGACCAATAATGCACGGCAACAAATAAATGAGGAGGTTGGCCTGTCTGGTGTCACCAGTTTTGTGGAAATAATGTTAaaagtagggctgtcaaaataacacattaatttcgattaattaatcacagaaaaaataaacactgataaATCACATTCTGTGGTGCCCTCTTACCCAGTGCATCATTGAAGGcgacagtggctttgtcacatgaagGAGGCAGACGCTGCTCGGCCCAGTGAAAGgaacattaacatttaaaaagctcCCTGATGGAACTCTTGATAGGAGCAACATTCTCTGCAGTTCCTGCTGTAAGGAATTTTAGTACCCTCGGGGTGCTCtgagcctgaaatatcacctttAACAAAGTATTTAGCAGCAAACCCGGAGGTCTgggctagcacagcctctgatgctggCGCTAGCAGCCAGCTTTGTCAAGCCACACTTGACCAGGCGTTTAGGcacaaactgagtaagtctacATTTGACCGATTAACTAACTCCCTTACAAAATGGATTGCAGTGGACTACAGAGCAGTTTCGGTGGGAGAGGACGGGAACAGTTGGGTCCagaatccagcagctttactactTTGAAATTTTTTAAGTACTTTAACAGCAAAAGTTGTATGCGATTAATTTAGATCAATTAATCACAaagcatgtaattaattagatttCTTTAATCCCTTGAAACCCCTTGTTAAAAGACACGCAGTCCATTATGTACACACTCTATATCTCACACAGCTAGCCTGCTACCAATGTTAGCTAGCCAAAAATGCCGTCAAACTCTTTATTTACTTGGAAAAAATGTATAAACAGAGCTGTTTTACATTCATCAGTCTGTCAGctaatttgtttttatgctaACTTCCTGTGGCACAGTGCATACAGTCTTTCCGAAATCTGCTGCAAACAAAATTCCATTTGGCAAATTCCAgaccaaaaaaaaggaaaactgtaGGAGGTTGGAAACACATTGCAGATCACAGAGGTTCTcacaggaatgaatggacttctggGTGACTTGCAAACATATACAGAGCTATGTGGAAAGGAGTCATCAGTCAGCCCTCGCAGCAATTAAACAGAGAGTCGGGGAGGTGAGCTCATCGTCCTCCTTCTTTAAACATCGGGTGAAACTGATGAAGAACATGCTGCTGGCTCCAGTGTAAATGTCAGTCTGATATCCAACTTCAAACTAACTTCACCTCAGCGTTTAAAAATGGATGTGCAGTGTTAAGTGCATGTAAAAAAGTCTGTCATGGTCGATGCGTGACAGTTGGCAGCTGTACCATTTTACGTGCACAAGTGCATGTGTGGCTGAGAATTATATGCACAGCTGAAATTTAACATGTACTACAATGCATATGCACATGGTATTTCGAGCCCTGTTAACAGTGGTGTTTATAGCACCCACCCATGTTGTGGCTCACTTGTCACTTTCTGCATTTGCTCACTTAGTCTTATGAACAATCTCTCTGCTTTCATCCCAGCTGGTAAACATAACCACTACACGACCCAGGGCCTGTGGGTTATTGTTGGCCTGTTGGCCTTCCTCCTCCTGGAGAAAATGTTCCCAGACCAAGACAGCCAGGAGGACTCCACTTCAGATGCACACCTGAATTTTAACTCCGCTGTAAGTGTCtcagctgaaatgttgttgttttttttagcaggtTACGCTCATTGCTGTCCAATGGAGCCTCGCTGCACACAGACGTGTCAACACAAGCctcacatatttttgtttttcataggTATGCTATGTCTGTTAGTGTTTAGTGACTGTAGCATCAGATGACCTACTGTACAACGGGCTTATCAGTGATCTCCTCTAACAGGGAAGagtttaaaggaataattcgacatttttttgccattttgttgACACTGTGAAGTTACCAGGCAGCCACTCGCAACGGGATGCTACGGGGTGTCACTAGAGAGATTTATAGGCACTAGTAGGCAGAGCATTTGCAGTATGTAGACATGT
The Epinephelus lanceolatus isolate andai-2023 chromosome 2, ASM4190304v1, whole genome shotgun sequence DNA segment above includes these coding regions:
- the slc39a13 gene encoding zinc transporter ZIP13, with translation MKGGSYRKPGWAVTALCIPVALLMLTSREASSSQKMTQTAMAHATATAAGSGPSLTDDLPGLRAVAGFLTSEDGHVWLLSLVGSVAVGLSGIFPLLVIPIEAGAALKTEAGGQKLKQLLSFAIGGLLGDVFLHLLPEAWALSGSSAGKHNHYTTQGLWVIVGLLAFLLLEKMFPDQDSQEDSTSDAHLNFNSASQSNSAFSGKAVASLRNGHHAESWKSSKQQSLQERSEKIKISGYLNLLANCIDNFTHGLAVAGSFLVSKKVGFLTTFAILLHEIPHEVGDFAILLRAGFDRWSAARMQLSTALVGVLGACFALYAQSPKDTEHTTTWILPFTAGGFLYIALVNVMPDLVEESSLRQSLLQILLIFCGVAVMAVLSAIVD